Proteins co-encoded in one Yamadazyma tenuis chromosome 1, complete sequence genomic window:
- the KAR9 gene encoding karyogamy protein kar9 (COG:S; EggNog:ENOG503NYRT), producing MSAPRFSFFEELIQIPSPESELPNHQVHTINKIVDDIGLYLKELQSIFSQIKMSHVEATVGLEWYYEGKDQIHQLSHNLTNIDSMLTRLLVVLEAAETSKHIEFNHLLNKFEESTDLLLEVKKSMIVIKRKTEISINYKELEETTMWTLNNEIEECLKMFLKLKDLRALSPSTQHKSLSLPEILQRMQTDGSRGLRSVSLPTSSEVDESINTEFGNLESRLEPLKVSINFLPLRIEEFERMSSSWFPEAIATIHQSQTKLMSRWYYFLGDLQQFKKETIDAKWNTIFEFLISRASEIIDGLVIDFEQKANRKISKKIGENYKLCSSTISIVKESVVEKLLNDPEIIHNFNDQLLDKWNLLNDILMRNQKYDDAVNFASSEFTRLKSLQIARTSHSPVRAVSVTSPVKLHLQENDVVPGLGIDLGIDVENSHVPFSIKNSTKVRDFQQRYTIPKSTKPNLLQEFKLSKNTSKEDDEETLVTKTPKLGALTELMESVKLSEHRPSQHEKLPSRIPQIVKNYTQLGLPFVPKKTPHFKPAWK from the exons ATGTCGGCGCCTAGGTTCtcattctttgaagagttgatcCAAATCCCTTCCCCGGAATCAGAACTTCCCAACCACCAGGTCcacaccatcaacaaaatagTGGATGACATCGGGTTATATTTGAAAGAGCTTCAGAGCATTTTCAGTCAGATCAAAATGTCCCACGTCGAGGCCACCGTGGGACTCGAGTGGTACTATGAAGGGAAAGACCAGATCCACCAGTTAAGCCATAATTTGACCAACATCGACTCAATGCTCACAcggttgttggtggtgcttGAAGCGGCAGAAACCTCCAAACACATCGAGTTCAACCATCTTCTCAATAAGTTTGAAGAGTCCACAGACTTGTTATTGGAAGTCAAGAAATCCATGATTGTGATCAAGCGGAAAACCGAGATCTCTATCAACTACAAGGAACTCGAGGAGACTACGATGTGGACGTTGAACAATGAAATTGAGGAatgcttgaagatgtttttgaagctCAAGGATCTCAGGGCGTTGAGTCCCAGTACCCAGCACAAGCTGTTATCTCTACCGGAGATTCTACAACGAATGCAGACGGACGGGTCGCGGGGCTTGCGGTCGGTGTCGCTCCCCACGTCCAGCGAGGTGGACGAGTCCATCAACACAGAGTTTGGCAATCTTGAAAGTCGACTCGAGCCCTTGAAGGTGTCGATAAACTTTCTCCCGTTGAGAATCGAGGAGTTTGAGCGGATGAGCAGCAGCTGGTTTCCAGAGGCCATTGCAACCATTCACCAAAGCCAgaccaagttgatgtcGCGATGGTACTATTTTCTAGGTGATTTGCAGCAATTCAAGAAGGAGACCATCGATGCTAAATGGAATACTATATTTGAGTTTCTTATCTCGAGGGCTCTGGAAATCATTGACGGATTGGTTATTGACTTTGAGCAAAAGGCAAATCGaaagatttcaaagaaaatcGGCGAAAACTATAAGCTCTGCTCTTCCACTATCAGTATTGTCAAGGAGTCGGTAGTAGAGAAACTCCTCAACGACCCAGAAATCATTCATAATTTTAACGACCAACTACTTGACAAGTGGAACTTGCTCAACGACATTCTTATGAGGAATCAAAAGTACGACGATGCGGTGAACTTTGCCTCCAGCGAGTTTACCAGATTGAAGTCGTTGCAAATAGCCAGAACCTCTCACTCTCCCGTGAGAGCGGTGTCTGTGACATCGCCCGTGAAgctccatcttcaagagaaCGACGTGGTTCCAGGCTTGGGCATTGACCTTGGAATCGACGTGGAGAATCTGCATGTTCCGTTTAGTATTAAGAATTCTACCAAGGTCAGGGACTTTCAACAACGCTACACCATACCCAAGTCCACCAAGCCTAATCTTCTACAGGAGTTCAAGCTCTCGAAGAATACTTCCAAAGAGGATGACGAAGAGACTCTCGTGACAAAGACACCAAAGCTTGGAGCCTTGACGGAGCTCATGGAGAGTGTAAAGCTCTCGGAGCATAGACCGTCGCAACATGAGAAGCTCCCTAGTCGTATTCCTCAAATCGTCAAAAACTACACTCAGCTCGGCCTCCCATTTGTTCCTAAGAAAACCCCT CACTTCAAACCCGCGTGGAAGTAG
- the KEL3 gene encoding Kelch repeat-containing protein 3 (EggNog:ENOG503NW5U; COG:S): MAKKDKKSKDAKKALAAEKQKKAQAKAESKNKKIAKKTGDEDDDQDIDQILEQYAKEQEAFQAIKIEVCKRPTKRLNPAMVANPAAKRELFLFGGEHTENGVSHFYNDLYTYTIDNDTWRKITSKNAPLPRSSHTMCAHPSGIVLMFGGEFSSPKQSTFYHYGDTWIFDGDEKEWTKIDQKRGPSARSGHRLACWKNYIIMHGGFRDLGTSTTYLDDVWLFDITDYKWTQVEFPPNHIIPDARSGHSLIPCAEGAIVYGGYCKVKAKKGTQKGKVLSDIWTLKMKADPKAVRFERRRKQGFTPSPRVGCSLVYHKNRGIMFGGVYDYDESEDQIESEFYNNLYSYHIETNRWYNLSLKPKKKQKTVQVKEKSRDEDLEDILNSILAKANLNDNDEVDDEVSQIEKLRQQEEEEEEEVSSVEYPIVTQLPHARFNPTTCVVDDTYYIFGGIFEQDEREFCLDSFYSIDLGKLEGIKVFWEDLTELEQEYVGSDDEDDDEDDDDEDEESEDEEEDEEETPEEEEEEEVSEEEEEFPDPRPWLPHPKPFENLRGFYVRTGASFLEWAISSHREARGKYLKKAAFDLCEDRFWERRDVVAVAEDNLEDLGGVGEVIEKDTSKNTKRR, encoded by the coding sequence ATGGCCAAGAAGGacaagaaatcaaaagaCGCCAAAAAGGCGCTTGCTGCTGAAAAACAGAAGAAGGCCCAGGCTAAGGCAGAGctgaagaacaaaaagatCGCTAAAAAAACCGGcgacgaagatgatgaccAAGATATCGACCAGATCTTAGAGCAGTATGccaaagaacaagaagcGTTCCAAGCCATTAAAATCGAAGTCTGCAAAAGACCGACCAAGAGATTGAATCCGGCCATGGTGGCCAACCCCGCGGCTAAGAGAGAGTTATTTCTTTTCGGAGGTGAACACACAGAAAACGGAGTTTCCCATTTCTACAATGACTTATACACCTACACCATCGACAATGATACCTGGAGAAAAATCACGTCCAAAAATGCCCCGTTGCCTAGATCTTCCCACACTATGTGTGCACATCCTTCAGGAATCGTTCTTATGTTTGGAGGAGAATTTTCGTCTCCAAAACAATCAACATTCTATCATTATGGAGACACTTGGATCTTCGATGGAGATGAGAAAGAATGGACCAAAATCGACCAAAAGAGAGGTCCTTCCGCCAGAAGTGGCCATAGACTTGCGTGCTGGAAGAACTACATCATAATGCACGGCGGATTCAGAGATTTGGGGACCAGCACAACCTATTTAGATGATGTTTGGTTATTCGATATAACTGACTATAAATGGACCCAGGTGGAGTTTCCTCCCAACCACATCATTCCAGACGCCAGGTCGGGTCATTCGCTCATTCCATGTGCTGAAGGAGCCATAGTGTATGGTGGTTATTGCAAGGTTAAGGCCAAAAAGGGCACTCAGAAGGGGAAAGTGTTATCAGATATCTGGAcgttgaagatgaaagcAGACCCCAAAGCCGTTAGATTCGAAAGAAGGCGGAAGCAAGGCTTCACTCCATCTCCAAGAGTAGGATGTTCACTTGTTTACCACAAAAACAGAGGTATTATGTTCGGTGGTGTGTACGATTATGATGAGAGCGAGGACCAGATCGAGTCTGAGTTCTACAACAATTTATACTCCTACCACATTGAGACAAACAGATGGTATAACTTGTCGTTgaaaccgaagaagaagcagaagacTGTTCAGGTGAAGGAAAAGTCCAGAGAtgaagacttggaagatATCTTGAACTCGATTTTGGCAAAGGCTAATTTGAACGACAACGATGAGGTAGATGATGAGGTTTCTCAAATCGAAAAGTTgagacaacaagaagaagaagaggaagaagaagtaaGTTCAGTGGAGTATCCTATAGTAACACAGTTACCCCATGCCCGATTCAACCCTACCACCTGTGTTGTCGACGATACTTACTatatttttggtggtattttCGAGCAAGATGAGCGGGAGTTCTGCTTAGATTCGTTTTATTCCATCGACTTGGgcaaacttgaaggtatAAAGGTGTTTTGGGAGGATCTCACCGAGTTGGAACAAGAATATGTTGGCTCTGACgatgaggatgatgatgaggacgacgatgacgaagatgaggaactggaagacgaagaagaagacgaagaagaaactccagaggaagaagaagaagaagaagtgagcgaagaagaagaagagttccCTGACCCTAGACCGTGGTTACCACACCCCAAGCCGTTTGAAAACTTAAGAGGGTTCTACGTCCGTACTGGTGCATCTTTCTTGGAATGGGCCATTTCAAGTCACAGAGAAGCCAGAGGtaagtacttgaagaaagcaGCGTTTGACTTGTGTGAAGACCGGTTCTGGGAAAGAAGAGATGTGGTGGCAGTGGCAGAAGATAACTTGGAGGACTTGGgaggagttggtgaagttattgaaaaagataCCAGCAAGAACACCAAGAGAAGATAG
- the prp1 gene encoding U4/U6 x U5 tri-snRNP complex subunit Prp1 (COG:A; EggNog:ENOG503NUH9), with protein sequence MDRKAFLDQEAPAGYVAGVGRGATGFVTSADAGGLRSVRPFEPSDSEDDNGDNNSLGLLGGQSKDDEEADRVYDEVERRLQKRHKNTSQLEVVQQDEENQIAQQFTDLKRHLAHVSQDEWANLPEASDFTKRNKRMRLLEQSRQRFYATPDNIISAQRAGDGNRFTRLETEAQDDLENGIETDLMMADIQKNRTILSSLRKSEPNRSSSWIASARLEVQAKNFSAAKRFIAEGCKRAPHSEDVWLESIKIHQNSTDGIKVSKVIVTEALKYNSGSEKLWLKACECENSADLVSQRRVLMKGIEFIPGSVKLWEKMIELQEDEADVKKMLSKVVELCPSEWNFWLSFINLSPYEEAKNLINRARKAMKNNHQVWITAAKLEERESMSISDVKIMKMLEKGIKTSNEHTEEHQKLTRSQWLDEAARAEKEGFLLTCKAIVFSTISFGISADEPDKLNIYFTEARKYSTDGFHETGNYIYEYITTQYPNDIECWIRFFEAYKSVESFKVEGIYKFYERAISFNNEEEVFPLMYAKDKWKLGDDITGARDILDEALKRLDTKEDIWHAKIKFEIKTGNLETANKISKTMIQTIPKASARVWYKHIHLQRYINKVMEITDYQTYILKLVDEALEWFPEEEKLHLQNGQILLEDLNLVEQAKEAFLVATNKHPEYVDVWISLAKVYEEKLNVIIRARSILDSAITQNPNDDRLWLEKIGLERRNKDLIAARQLCNKALRSFNSSPRVWIEYLTLIPKMSQRKNAFLDALKSTDNSPIILLNIGIFFWVDGKLKKAKSWFDRALDSDPQNGDIWGWLYNFHKQNGSPDEVQQFQKQFAKGGESINRGYVWNKVAKAVESFNKEPIEILELVSSQLKGDTKI encoded by the coding sequence ATGGATAGGAAAGCGTTCCTTGACCAGGAAGCACCCGCCGGCTACGTGGCGGGGGTGGGACGGGGTGCCACTGGGTTTGTCACCAGTGCCGATGCGGGCGGACTCAGGTCTGTACGTCCATTTGAGCCCTCAGACAGTGAGGATGACAATGGTGACAACAACAGTTTGGGGCTCTTAGGCGGCCAGAGCAAGGATGACGAAGAGGCCGACCGTGTGTACGATGAGGTCGAGCGACGGCTCCAGAAGCGCCACAAAAATACCCTGCaattggaggtggtgcaacaagatgaagagaaCCAAATAGCGCAGCAGTTCACCGACTTGAAAAGACATTTAGCACACGTATCGCAGGACGAGTGGGCAAACTTGCCCGAGGCCCTGGACTTCACCAAGAGGAACAAGAGAATGCGGTTGTTGGAGCAGCTGAGACAGCGGTTCTATGCTACACCCGATAATATCATTTCTGCTCAGCGGGCTGGCGATGGGAACCGGTTTACTCGTTTGGAGACTGAAGCACAAgacgacttggaaaatgGAATTGAGACTGATCTCATGATGGCAGACATCCAGAAGAACCGAACGATCTTATCATCTTTGCGGAAGTCGGAGCCAAACCGTTCCAGTTCATGGATAGCTTCTGCTAGACTCGAAGTTCAAGCTAAGAACTTTTCGGCTGCCAAAAGATTTATTGCAGAAGGTTGCAAACGAGCTCCTCATAGCGAAGACGTATGGCTTGAGAGCATTAAGATCCACCAGAATTCCACTGATGGTATCAAGGTTTCAAAGGTGATTGTGACTGAAGCATTGAAGTACAACAGCGGTTCTGAGAAGTTGTGGTTGAAAGCCTGCGAATGTGAGAACTCAGCTGATTTGGTGTCACAGCGTCGTGTGCTCATGAAGGGTATAGAGTTCATCCCTGGTAGTGTCAAGCTCTGGGAAAAGATGATAGAATTACAGGAGGACGAGGCCGATGTGAAAAAAATGCTTTCAAAGGTAGTGGAGCTTTGCCCAAGCGAGTGGAATTTCTGGTTATCCTTTATAAATTTATCACCCTACGAAGAAGCCAAGAACCTCATCAACAGAGCAAGAAAGGCCATGAAAAATAACCATCAGGTGTGGATTACGGCCGCAAAGTTGGAGGAACGTGAAAGTATGTCGATTTCGGATGTTAAGATCATGAAAATGCTAGAGAAAGGTATCAAGACCCTGAACGAACATACCGAAGAACATCAGAAGTTGACGAGAAGCCAGTGGCTCGATGAGGCTGCAAGGGCAGAGAAAGAAGGCTTTTTGTTGACGTGCAAAGCCATAGTTTTCAGCACCATCAGCTTTGGCATATCTGCAGATGAACCAGATAAGTTGAACATTTACTTCACGGAAGCTCGCAAGTACAGCACGGACGGATTTCATGAGACAGGGAACTATATTTATGAGTATATTACAACCCAGTATCCAAACGATATAGAGTGTTGGATAAGGTTTTTTGAAGCATACAAATCGGTTGAGAGCTTTAAGGTGGAAGGAATCTACAAGTTCTATGAAAGAGCCATTCTGTTCAataacgaagaagaagtattCCCCTTGATGTATGCAAAAGACAAATGGAAGCTTGGTGATGACATCACAGGTGCTCGAGACATCTTAGATGAGGCTCTCAAGCGTTTGGATACTAAAGAAGATATCTGGCACGCTaaaatcaagtttgaaatcaaaactGGCAATTTGGAAACTGCCAACAAAATTTCCAAGACAATGATTCAAACTATCCCCAAGGCTTCAGCCAGAGTATGGTATAAGCATATTCATCTCCAAAGAtacatcaacaaggtcATGGAAATTACCGATTATCAAACTTATATATTGAAGCTTGTTGATGAGGCCCTCGAGTGGTTTCCTGAAGAGGAAAAACTTCATTTACAAAACGgccaaattcttcttgaggatttgaatttggtggaaCAGGCAAAAGAAGCGTTTCTTGTGGCTACCAACAAACATCCCGAGTATGTCGATGTCTGGATTCTGTTGGCGAAGGTCTATGaggagaagttgaatgTTATTATCAGGGCAAGATCAATATTAGACTCTGCGATCACACAGAACCCTAATGATGATAGACTTTGGCTCGAAAAGATCGGCTTGGAAAGACGcaacaaagacttgataGCTGCTCGTCAGCTATGTAACAAAGCATTAAGAAGCTTCAACTCTTCTCCCCGTGTTTGGATTGAGTACTTGACATTAATCCCCAAAATGTCCCAAAGGAAAAATGCATTTCTTGACGCTTTAAAGTCCACTGATAACTCTCCAATAATCTTATTAAATATCGGTATTTTCTTTTGGGTGGATGGTAAGCTAAAGAAAGCGAAGTCCTGGTTCGACAGAGCCTTGGACAGCGATCCACAAAATGGTGATATCTGGGGCTGGTTATACAATTTTCACAAACAAAATGGATCTCCAGACGAAGTgcaacagtttcaaaagCAGTTCGCCAAAGGTGGTGAATCCATTAATAGAGGCTATGTGTGGAACaaagttgcaaaagcaGTTGAAAGCTTCAATAAGGAACCAATAGAGATCTTAGAGCTTGTATCTCTGCAACTCAAGGGTGATACGAAAATATAA
- the rrb1 gene encoding Ribosome assembly protein rrb1 (EggNog:ENOG503NY9Y; COG:B; BUSCO:EOG09262DC1) encodes MSKRSASDEIEGGSRSAVKTSEAAVPSSGTDGRISELADVNDVEMGEFEDPYGDEFESDGEIIEIDSDGDGEEGDGEGADIDAQRKLEELEQMEEDEGQASSSIYLPHKSKPLGPDEVLEADPSVYEMLHNVNMPWPCLTIDILPDNLGSERRKYPASVYVTTATQAARAKDNELITMKLSGLAKTLVKDEDDEDDEADDEDDEHVDPVMDSETIPLKSTTNRVRVSPHAHETGEYLTALMSETGEVMIYDLKSQYKAFDTPGLTVPKASKRPIHTIRNHGNVEGYGLDWSPLINTGALLTGDCTGRIHVTSRTSTNWSTDKTPFFASDASIEDLQWSTGENTVFASAGCDGYVRIWDTRSKKHKPALSVAASTTDVNVISWSSKLSYLLASGHDDGSWGVWDLRNFGAEAPSPVAHYDFHKSAITSISFNPLDESIIAVSSEDNTVTLWDLAVEADDEEIATQRKETQELYDIPPQLLFVHWQRDVKDVRWHRQIPGCLVSTGGDGLNVWKTISV; translated from the coding sequence ATGTCCAAGAGAAGTGCAAGCGACGAGATTGAAGGAGGCAGCCGTTCTGCAGTCAAGACGTCTGAGGCAGCCGTACCCAGTTCTGGTACTGACGGGCGTATTTCCGAGCTCGCAGACGTAAATGATGTAGAGATGGGTGAATTCGAAGACCCATATGGAGATGAGTTTGAGAGTGATGGggaaatcattgaaatcGACTCCGATGGTGAcggtgaagaaggtgacGGTGAAGGCGCCGACATCGATGCCCAAAGAAAGCTCGAGGAGCTTGAACAgatggaagaagacgaaggTCAGGCCTCTTCGTCCATCTACCTTCCTCACAAATCCAAACCTTTAGGACCTGATGAGGTGTTGGAAGCAGATCCAAGTGTCTACGAAATGTTGCACAACGTCAACATGCCATGGCCCTGCTTAACAATCGATATCTTACCAGATAACCTTGGTTCCGAGAGAAGAAAGTACCCTGCCAGTGTGTATGTCACCACTGCTACGCAGGCTGCTAGAGCTAAAGATAACGAGTTAATCACCATGAAGCTACTGGGTTTGGCCAAGACGTTGgtcaaagatgaagacgacgaagacgacgaagctgatgacgaagacgatgagCATGTAGACCCAGTGATGGACAGTGAGACGATTCCTTTGaaatccaccaccaatcGTGTCAGGGTGTCTCCCCACGCCCATGAGACCGGTGAATACTTGACGGCCTTGATGAGTGAGACAGGAGAAGTTATGATCTACGACTTGAAGTCTCAGTATAAAGCTTTTGATACACCGGGACTCACCGTTCCTAAGGCATCCAAACGTCCTATCCACACCATTAGAAACCATGGAAATGTTGAGGGATACGGTTTGGACTGGTCGCCTTTGATCAATACTGGTGCCCTTTTGACGGGGGATTGTACCGGACGTATTCATGTCACCTCAAGAACCAGTACCAACTGGAGCACTGATAAAACGCCATTTTTTGCATCTGACGCTTCTATTGAAGACCTCCAGTGGTCAACTGGAGAAAACACCGTCTTTGCATCTGCGGGATGCGATGGTTATGTTCGAATTTGGGACACTAGATCCAAGAAACATAAGCCTGCTCTTTCGGTTGCTgcttccaccaccgatgTAAATGTTATTTCCTGGAGCAGTAAGTTGAGTTACTTGTTGGCATCGGGCCACGACGATGGGAGTTGGGGAGTGTGGGATTTGAGAAACTTTGGAGCTGAGGCGCCATCTCCAGTGGCCCACTACGACTTCCACAAATCTGCTATCACCTCCATCTCATTCAATCCTTTGGATGAGTCAATTATAGCTGTGTCTTCCGAGGACAACACCGTGACATTGTGGGACTTGGCGGTGGAGGCTGACGACGAGGAGATTGCCACGcaaagaaaagaaaccCAGGAGTTGTATGACATTCCTCCTCAATTGTTGTTTGTACATTGGCAAAGAGACGTGAAGGATGTCAGATGGCACAGACAGATCCCAGGGTGCTTAGTGTCGACTGGGGGTGACGGCTTGAACGTGTGGAAGACCATTTCCGTATAA
- the MAD1 gene encoding coiled-coil domain-containing protein mad1 (EggNog:ENOG503NWBJ; COG:D; BUSCO:EOG092630UB) gives MSELSSSPLRDVVLHAPGGNDDENTVVNLRQVIYNLRHQISNLKTENKLLQQSNKSLTSKYEGIVTEKNDRIHKLEDDFEYLYSERESLKSLSSNTQQVNDTKVQELQQKNKELIKDRNKLQEQLDEVDESVFKLNSKYQKTKSDLEYTVELNEQFEDRLACLENDNNQLLKYNDELIKKLEEFSKNAKSNDMSKFNESLHLKTISLQRTNNQLQLKLDRLLQNKTSNELLRQKNLGLMNKLRDYNQLEEKYSKLEIQKIGLENKYAGFVKLLNSSDQDDASFTEFVDSYNHLKNTNLILEEKLSSLKNELNGCKTNLMEIEYQISSEWQPNIDKLRDENQAKDEVISKLETQIKLNSQEVEFLRSSLTKMEKINLQNQKEAVQKSTDEYLTNLEKLVDDYKTEISGLQQKVKSQKEITFDIGNKRPKIDDVYRRRSEIELSTIQNENTKLKTQIKDFANQIEVLNTQNANLTVIDSKVKQLHILQLKSNPFNKDQIVKQSTLDALKKENQDLIDKFVSGSEEITSIPRSVFERQELDYSQLEAKFEDLLKRNQRLKQSFTKKARDILTNISKFFGFTIEFLESSVNSNDVGSKIKLTSKYTNTPDLNNSYIILDLSKKSLKAYGNQEFKNFCRELLEEWANDKDQVACILSALNIKLYQKYVLNA, from the coding sequence ATGTCTGAGTTGAGCTCTTCTCCTCTAAGAGATGTGGTTTTACATGCTCCCGGTGGCAACGATGACGAGAACACGGTTGTAAACCTTCGACAGGTGATCTATAACCTTCGACATCAAatatccaacttgaaaaccGAAAATAAGCTTTTGCAGCAGAGTAACAAGTCGCTCACTTCAAAGTACGAGGGAATCGTCACAGAAAAGAACGATagaatccacaaactcgaAGACGATTTCGAATACTTGTATTCGGAACGAGAGTCTTTGAAGTCTCTATCCTCAAACACGCAACAGGTCAATGACACCAAGGTTCAGGAGTTGCAGCAGAAGAATAAAGAGCTTATAAAAGACAGGAACAAATTGCAAGAACAGCTTGATGAGGTCGACGAAAGTGTCTTCAAGTTAAATCTGAAGTATCAAAAGACCAAGTCTGATCTTGAGTACACGGTTGAGCTTAACGAGCAGTTTGAGGATAGGCTTGCTTGTTTAGAGAATGATAACAATCAATTGCTTAAGTATAACGatgaattgatcaaaaagcTCGAAGAGTTTTCCAAGAACGCTAAGTCTAACGACATGCTGAAGTTCAACGAAAGCTTACACTTGAAGACCATCAGTCTTCAGAGAACCAATAACCAGTTAcaattgaagttggaccGTTTGCTTCAAAACAAAACATCCAATGAGTTGTTACGACAGAAGAACCTAGGTTTGATGAACAAGCTACGTGACTACAaccagttggaagaaaaatACTCGAAGCTCGAGATCCAAAAAATAGGATTGGAGAACAAGTATGCTGGATTTGtcaagttattgaacaGCTCAGATCAAGACGATGCCTCTTTCACTGAATTTGTCGACTCCTACAACCACTTGAAAAACACtaacttgatcttggaagaaaaattaagttctttgaagaatgaATTGAATGGGTGCAAGACGAACCTCATGGAGATTGAGTATCAAATAAGCAGCGAATGGCAGCCTAATATTGACAAGTTGAGAGATGAAAATCAGGCTAAAGATGAGGTGATATCCAAATTAGAGACCCAAATCAAACTCAATTCACAGGAAGTTGAGTTCTTGAGATCTCTGTTGACCAAGATGGAAAAAATCAATTTGCAGAATCAAAAGGAAGCTGTCCAGAAATCAACTGATGAGTATTTGACAaatttggagaagttggttGATGATTATAAAACGGAGATTTCTggtcttcaacaaaaagtcAAATCTCAGAAAGAAATCACATTTGATATCGGCAATAAGAGGCCCAAAATTGATGACGTTTATAGGAGAAGATCAGAGATTGAACTCTCGACCATCCAAAACGAGAATACCAAGCTCAAAACTcaaatcaaagatttcGCCAACCAAATTGAGGTCTTAAATACTCAAAATGCCAATCTTACGGTAATCGATTCGAAGGTAAAGCAACTCCatattttgcaattgaAGTCAAACCCGTTCAATAAAGATCAGATCGTCAAGCAGTCTACTCTTGAtgccttgaagaaagaaaacCAAGATCTTATAGATAAGTTCGTTTCAGGTAGCGAAGAGATAACCTCAATTCCAAGGTctgtttttgaaagacaGGAACTTGACTACTCCCAATTGGAGGCCAAATTTGaggatttgttgaaaaggaaTCAACGTTTGAAACAAAGCTTCACCAAGAAGGCTAGAGATATCTTAACCAACATTTCCAAATTTTTTGGATTCACGATCGAGTTCCTCGAATCCTCAGTCAACTCAAATGATGTGGGGAGTAAAATCAAATTGACAAGCAAGTACACCAATACTCCAGACCTCAATAACTCATATATTATTCTCGATTTATCCAAGAAAAGCTTGAAGGCATACGGGAATCAAgaattcaagaattttTGTCGGGAATTACTTGAAGAGTGGGCCAATGATAAGGACCAAGTCGCATGTATATTAAGTGCTTTGAACATAAAACTCTATCAAAAATATGTTCTTAATGCCTGA
- the DIM1 gene encoding Dimethyladenosine transferase (COG:A; BUSCO:EOG09263720; EggNog:ENOG503NU08), producing the protein MAKAAKKKFSTAADPTGKRVPASKNLNSVFKFNTDLGQHILKNPLVAQGIVDKAAIRPSDTVLEVGPGTGNLTVRILEQAKNVIAVEMDPRMAAELTKRVHGTPQQKKLEIMLGDFMKTELPYFDVCISNTPYQISSPLVFKLLNQPKPPRVSILMFQREFAMRLLARPGEELYCRLSANVQMWANVTHIMKVGKNNFRPPPKVESSVVRIEVKSPRPNIDFGEWDGLLRIVFVRKNKTIAAGFKSNNVLDILEKNYKTFLAISNPEDVMMVDSKMSMLDVVKTKIEQVLTNTGYSDKRAAKLDQTDFLKLLYAFHQVGIHFA; encoded by the coding sequence ATGGCTAAGGCTGCTAAAAAGAAGTTCTCCACCGCTGCCGACCCCACGGGCAAGCGGGTGCCTGCCAGCAAGAACCTTAACTCGGTGTTCAAGTTTAACACGGATTTGGGTCAGCACATCTTGAAAAATCCCCTTGTGGCCCAAGGTATAGTAGATAAGGCTGCCATCAGACCCAGTGACACGGTTCTAGAAGTTGGTCCAGGTACAGGTAATTTGACAGTAAGGATATTGGAACAGGCCAAGAATGTTATTGCGGTGGAAATGGATCCCCGTATGGCGGCTGAATTAACCAAGAGAGTCCATGGTACTCCCcagcagaagaagttggaaatcatGTTGGGAGATTTCATGAAGACAGAACTCCCATACTTCGATGTATGTATTTCGAACACCCCCTATCAGatctcatcaccattggtattcaagttgttgaaccaGCCCAAACCCCCCAGAGTATCAATATTGATGTTTCAAAGAGAATTCGCCATGAGACTATTGGCCCGACCCGGTGAAGAGCTATACTGTAGATTGTCTGCCAACGTGCAAATGTGGGCCAATGTGACTCATATCATGAAGGTAGGAAAGAACAACTTCCGGCCTCCTCCCAAGGTCGAGTCGTCGGTAGTTAGAATCGAAGTCAAGTCTCCTAGACCTAACATCGATTTTGGTGAGTGGGACGGGTTGTTGCGTATAGTGTTTGTcagaaagaacaaaacAATAGCTGCTGGtttcaagtcaaacaacGTGTTGGAcattttggagaagaactACAAGACTTTCTTGGCTATCAGCAACCCCGAGGACgtgatgatggtggatTCCAAAATGTCCATGTTGGATGTGGTGAAGACGAAAATCGAGCAGGTGTTGACTAACACTGGTTACTCCGACAAGAGAGCTGCCAAATTGGACCAGACggatttcttgaagttgttgtaTGCCTTCCATCAGGTTGGTATCCATTTTGCATAA